The Halichoerus grypus chromosome 14, mHalGry1.hap1.1, whole genome shotgun sequence genome contains a region encoding:
- the QNG1 gene encoding queuosine 5'-phosphate N-glycosylase/hydrolase isoform X1 — protein sequence MDGPLTPRESAKFIAENSRDVFIDDGGVRRVAELLLAKVSGPELHLGGWKALHELNPRAADEAAVNWVFVTDTLNFSFWSEHDEHKCLVGYRGKTYSGYWSLCAAVNRALDEGIPITSASYYATVTLDQVQHIFRSDTDVPMPLIEERHRILNETGKILLEKFEGSFLNCVRKSEKSAQKLMHLVVESFPSYRDVTQFEGKRISFYKRAQILVADTWSVLEGKGDGCFKDISSITMFADYRLPQVLVHLGALNYSEELLEKLLKGEMLSYGDRQEVEIRGCSLWCVELIRDCLLELIEKKGEKTSGEINSILLDYYLWDYARDHREDMKGIPFHHTRCIYY from the exons ATGGACGGGCCCCTAACTCCCAGGGAGTCCGCAAAATTCATTGCAGAGAATAGTCGGGATGTGTTCATCGACGACGGAGGCGTGCGGAGGGTGGCCGAGCTGCTGCTCGCCAAGGTCTCGGGGCCCGAGCTGCACCTGGGGGGCTGGAAGGCCCTTCACGAGCTGAATCCCAGGGCGGCTGACGAGGCCGCGGTCAACTGGGTGTTCGTGACAGACACGCTCAACTTCTCCTTCTGGTCGGAGCACGACGAGCACAAATGTCTGGTGGGGTACAGGGGGAAAACGTACAGCGGGTACTGGTCCCTGTGCGCCGCGGTCAACAGAGCCCTCGACGAAG gGATACCTATAACCAGTGCTTCCTACTATGCCACAGTGACCCTGGATCAGGTTCAGCATATATTCCGTTCTGACACGGACGTTCCCATGCCTTTGATCGAAGAGAGGCATCGGATTCTTAATGAAACCGGGAAAATTCTGCTTGAGAAGTTCGAAGGCTCTTTTCTTAATTGCGTCCgaaaaagtgaaaaaagtgcACAGAAGTTAATGCACCTGGTAGTTGAAAGCTTTCCTTCTTACAGAGATGTGACTCAGTTTGAG gggaaaagaatttctttttacaaACGGGCCCAAATCCTCGTGGCAGATACGTGGAGTGTGTTAGAGGGGAAAGGAGACGGCTGCTTTAAAGACATCTCCAGTATCACCATGTTTGCCGACTATAGATTACCTCAGGTTCTTGTTCACCTCGGAGCGCTGAACTACTCCGAGGAACTACTGGAAAAGCTTCTCAAAG GAGAAATGCTTTCGTATGGGGATAGGCAAGAGGTGGAAATCAGAGGGTGCTCACTTTGGTGTGTTGAACTGATCCGGGATTGCCTTCTGGAGCTTATTGAAAAAAAGGGTGAAAAAACTAGCGGAGAGATCAATTCTATTCTTCTGGATTATTACTTGTGGGACTACGCCCGTGACCACAGGGAAGATATGAAGGGAATTCCCTTTCATCACACGCGCTGCATATATTATTGA
- the QNG1 gene encoding queuosine 5'-phosphate N-glycosylase/hydrolase isoform X2: MKGIPITSASYYATVTLDQVQHIFRSDTDVPMPLIEERHRILNETGKILLEKFEGSFLNCVRKSEKSAQKLMHLVVESFPSYRDVTQFEGKRISFYKRAQILVADTWSVLEGKGDGCFKDISSITMFADYRLPQVLVHLGALNYSEELLEKLLKGEMLSYGDRQEVEIRGCSLWCVELIRDCLLELIEKKGEKTSGEINSILLDYYLWDYARDHREDMKGIPFHHTRCIYY; this comes from the exons atgaagg gGATACCTATAACCAGTGCTTCCTACTATGCCACAGTGACCCTGGATCAGGTTCAGCATATATTCCGTTCTGACACGGACGTTCCCATGCCTTTGATCGAAGAGAGGCATCGGATTCTTAATGAAACCGGGAAAATTCTGCTTGAGAAGTTCGAAGGCTCTTTTCTTAATTGCGTCCgaaaaagtgaaaaaagtgcACAGAAGTTAATGCACCTGGTAGTTGAAAGCTTTCCTTCTTACAGAGATGTGACTCAGTTTGAG gggaaaagaatttctttttacaaACGGGCCCAAATCCTCGTGGCAGATACGTGGAGTGTGTTAGAGGGGAAAGGAGACGGCTGCTTTAAAGACATCTCCAGTATCACCATGTTTGCCGACTATAGATTACCTCAGGTTCTTGTTCACCTCGGAGCGCTGAACTACTCCGAGGAACTACTGGAAAAGCTTCTCAAAG GAGAAATGCTTTCGTATGGGGATAGGCAAGAGGTGGAAATCAGAGGGTGCTCACTTTGGTGTGTTGAACTGATCCGGGATTGCCTTCTGGAGCTTATTGAAAAAAAGGGTGAAAAAACTAGCGGAGAGATCAATTCTATTCTTCTGGATTATTACTTGTGGGACTACGCCCGTGACCACAGGGAAGATATGAAGGGAATTCCCTTTCATCACACGCGCTGCATATATTATTGA